The genomic segment TGTCATGTTGAAAAGGTTTCAAAGTGATattaactgactgtgtgtttgtaatgtgtgtgtatctctctagGTGTGGGACTATGAGGCAGGGGACTTTGAGCGGACACTGAAGGGCCATACAGACTCTGTCCAGGACATCTCCTTTGACCAGACGGGCAAGCTGCTGGCTTCTTGTTCTGCAGACATGACCATCAAGCTGTGGGACTTCCAGGGCTTCGAGTGCATCCGCACCATGCACGGTGaggggctgaggtgtgtgtgtgtgtgtgtgtgtgtgtgtgtgtgtgtgtgtgtgtgtgtgtgtgtgtgtgttccttcaaGTGGTATAACAGCATAACAAGCACTGTTTACCAATGTGTACCTACCTCAGGATTTATGTTTTGGCGCCAGACAATGTGACCAGCAAGATTAGAATTAACTGGACAtccatatgtatatacagtaatAAAGCACTACTTCAAAATATAATATTGTTTGCAAACGACTTGTCCTATAGGCTATTTCTTTGAAAACGTTAGGCCTCTTCAATTGAGCCTAGGCGTGAACATTTTTAATTAGGCCTAATAAATAACAAAACATGACTGTCTGCGAACAGCAGGGCCAGCAGGTCATGGCTTAAAGCGATCCGGTTTTTGTCAAATAACGTCATATTTGACTTTTCattgcaggttaggagaatttaagcagcaggttaggagaattaacataacTGAATAATCCTAACCGGCTAAGGCTAGGAAAAGTTAAGGGTAACGgagttggggttaaggttagctaaaatgcaaaGAAAATCTACTTTTGACGTTAATTTGGCAAAAGctggatcccttctagccatgaTTGAGCCGTGGTATATGTCTAAAGGCCAAGACAATCAGGAGATACCTCACCACACCTTTTTGTTTACTCACAAAACCGGAGAGTaacctctgtctggtgaagtccacaaagcatattgcatgtcaCAAACCGCTACAGCATGTCCTAAAGCCGGCATTTACCGGCTAACAGAAACCCTGACCTACCAACACTGTTAGTGTACTTACATGGTTcctaccatagaaatagaattaagACAATCCACAGCCTCCCACCTAATATCGTACCGAAGCAGGGTTGATCtcaaattagttttgatttataTCGCACTGAAGCCTCTGGAGATCACTTGACAGATGCTTTCCTCTCAAGTTTACCAATACCCAAGCTAACAGATGCAGTGAGAATGGATCTTCATAAACCATTTACCACTTCAGAATTTTTACCGGGACCAGATGGGTTCTCAGCTGAATTTTAAGACATTTTCTAAACAACTCCGTCCACTATTAGCTTCAGCCTACTCCCACTGCTTTGATAAATCTCTATACCCCAGACTTTTTATCAAGCCACTATATCACTCATCCTAAAGAAAGATAAGGACCCTCTCTCGCTTTTGGATTGGATATTAGCTAAAACCCTAGCACTTACCTTCCATAATCAACCCCGATCAGACAGGATTAATTAAAAACAGGCATTATTGTTCAAATTTGAGACACCTGTTTAatattatacagtgcattcagaaagtattcaggccccttgacttattccacattttgttacaatacagcctttttctaaaatggattaaatgcatTTTTTCCCGccttcaatctacacaaaataacccataatgacaaagcgaaaacgggtttttagacatttttgcaaaaaaaaaaaaaaaaaaacttatttacaaaagtattcagaccctttgcaatgagactagaaattgagctccggtgcatcctgtttccattgagcatccttgatgtttctacaacttgattggagtccatctgtggtaaattcaatttgattggacattatttggaaaggcacacacctgtctatataaggtctcacagttgacagtgcatgtcagagcaaaaaccaagtcatgaggtcgaaggaattgtccgtagagatccgagacaggattgtgtcgtggcacagatctgggaaatggtaccaaaaaatgtctgcagcattgaaggtccccaagaacacagtgacctccatcattcttaaatggaagaagtatggaaccaccaagactcttcatagagctgtCCGCCCAGCCAAACTCGACAAACTATAGCCTTTCCATATCATGTCCAATCACTTGAATTTACCGCAGGCTCCCAAGTTGttgaaacagctcaaggatgatcaatggaaacaggatgagctcattttcgagtctcataccaccaaagggtttgaatacttatgtaaataccttctgatttttattttttattttttaaattacatttgcaaaaatcaatctaaaaacctgtttgcgctgtcattatggggtatcgtgtgtagttTGAATCGGGGAAAAATGTTTTTTAGCCGTTTTTAGAaaaagtctgtaacgtaacaaaaagtgAGTCTGAATACTGGTTGTCTGTTACCTGCCATTTTAAAGACCTAAAGGCAAACTTTAAGAAGGTACTAGAACTTGACTTTGAGCGGTGGTTGCTTCTTCCCTTTTATCTGGATGCATAAATACTGTGAAAATTaatgtcttttttttttgcaatatACACATGCAACAAGTTCAAAGACTCGACTGAGTAACAGTTTATAttcagtggcaagaaaaagtatgacCCTTTTGGATTGACCTGGATTTTTGCATAAATCAAATGTGATCtgatcacaacaatagacaaacatagtgtgcttaaactaataacacacacattattaactatattgaaaatgtaatttaaacattcacagtgtaggttggaaaaagtatgtgaacccctaggctaatgacttctccaaaacctaattggagtcaggagtcagctaacctggagtccaatcaatgagacgagaatGGAGatgctgccttgccctataaaaaacactcacaaaacttgagtttgctattcacgaggcgttgcctgatgtgaaccatctcagaagacctaagattaagaattgttgacttgcataaagctggaaagggttacaaaattaTCTTTAAAAGctttgatgttcatcagtccacggcaAGACAAATTGCCTGTAAATGGTGAAAGTTcaacactgttgctactctccctaggagtgaccgtcctgcaaagatgactgcaagagcagaATGCTAAATGAGGTTAATaagaatcctagtgtcagctaaagactctgaaatctctggaacatgctaacatctctgttaacgagtctacgatacgtaaaacactaaacaagaatggtgttcattggAGGACACCACggagccactgctgtccaaaaaaaacattgctgcacgtctgaagttcgcaaaagagcatctggatgttccacagcactactggcaaaatattctgtggacagatgaaactacagttgagttgtttggaaggaacacacaccactatgtgTGGAAGAAAAAATGGCACAGCACTCCAACaacaaaacctcatcccaactgtaaagtatggtggatggagcatcatggtttggggctgttttgctgcatcagggcctggacagcttgctatcatcgaaaTGCAtttccaagtttatcaagacattttgcaggagaatgttaggctatctgtccgccaattgaggTTCAACaaaagttgggtgatgcaacaggacaacaacacaaaagtaaatcaacaacagaatgtctTCAatagaagaaaatacgccttctggagtggcccagtcagtcctgacctcaacccgatttgagatactgtggcatgacctcgagagctgttcacaccagacatctcaagaatattgctgaactgaaacgaTTTTGTAAAGCGGAATGGTCCACAATTCCTTCTGACCgctgtgcaggtctgatccacaacgGCAGacaacgtttggttgaggttattgctgccaagggagggtcaaccagttattcgATTAaatgcactgtgaatgtttacactgtgtgttcaataaagacaaaacatataattgtttgttattagtttaaacagactgtgtttgtctaatGTTGTGACCTACATGATAATCCAATCACATTTTATGACCAATGTATGCATAAATCCAGGTATTTCTacagggttcacatactttttcttgccactgtacataaatcagtcaattgaaataaatgactatgtgaaatccatagattagggtctgaCTGATAATACAGATATACCTCTGGTCACAGATAccgtaaaaaaaataaacaagtaggggcgtggatcagaaaaccagtcattaTCTGATGTGACCAGcgatttgcctcatgcagtgtgacacatctaCTTCGCATCTCAGGCTGTTGTTTGCGGAATGTTGTCcctctcttcaatggctgtgccaagttgttgaatattggcgggaactggaatgCTCTGTTGTatacgttgatccagagcatcccaaacatgctcaatgggtgacatgtctggtgagtatgaaggccatggaagaactgggacattttcagcttgaCACGGGGCCTTGCATTATTATGCTGAAAAatgtgatggcggcagatgaatggcatgacaatgtgCCTCCAGAAATGATTTAGttttgcaaacccacagtttcatcagccgtccgggtggctggtctcggaTGCTTCCgaaggtgaagaagcctgattggaggtcctgggttggtgtggtaacacgtggtctgcggttgtgaggccggttggacgtgctgccaaattctctaaaacgactttGGAggcagagaaattaacataattatctggcaacatctctggtggccattcctgaagtcagcatgccaattgcacgctccctcaacttgagacagctgtggcattgtgttgtgtgcatATTTTTGCAGCCTTTTATTGTCcatagcacaaggtgcacctgtataatgctcatgctgttaaatcagcttcttgatattccacacctttcaggtggatggattatcttggcagaggagaaatgctcactaacagggatgtaaatttGAACAAAATCAgctttttttgtgcatatggaacatttatgggaccttttatttcaactcatgaaacatgggaccaacactttacgtgtTGCATTTATAATTTTGTTCTGTATATATGGAGAAATGTTGCAATCATGATTTGTTATCTGTAATGGTTATGATAAATGAGGTGTTTGTTGCGCACTGTTGGCATAGGTCTAAATACGCACACTTTTTTTCCTTCAATGTGGGCCTGTTCTAAATATTATATTTGTTTTCATTTGAGTACTTGAATATATGTACTGAACAGGTAAAAAAAAACTGTTGAATGCCCATCCCTATTTTGGCCAAGTGTTTTTTCAACATTGTCTGTCATTTTTGGAGTCCGTGTGTAATTGTGCCCCCTGCTGGCCTTTTTTGGGTCCACCACCTACTGGTTTAATGGTGTCCAGGCCAGTGCAGCTGGTTTTTCTATAAGATACTTGTAGTTCTTGAGTGGAAAAAGGTCCACCCTCCATTTGCAGTCAATGGCTGCAGTATTTGATTGACTTTTTAAAACTGGAAAAATATTATGAAATAGCACACATGGAGTCAAacaaattgttaaacaaatcaaaatatattttagattcttcaaagtagccaccctttgccttgatgacagctttgcacactctctcaaccagcttcatgaggaatgcttttccaaccgtcttgaaggagttcccacatcttCTGAGcactggctgcttttccttcactctttggtccaactcatcccaaaccatctcaattgggttggttgatggtggaggtcaggtcatctgatgcagcactccatcaatctctCCTTATtggtgaaatagcccttacacagcctggcggtgtgttttgggtcatttgtcctgttgaaaaacaaatgatagtcccactaagcacaaatcagatgggatggcgtatcgctgcagaatgctgtggtaatcatgctggttaagtgtgccttgaattctacagcatacaatgacatccaactttgtggcaacagtttggggaaggcacttTCTGGTTCAGCATGATGATGCCCTGTGCACAaagagaaatggtttgttgaaaatcggtgtggaagaacttgactggtctgcacagagacctgacctcaaccccatcgaacacctttgggatgaattggaacgtcaactgcgagccaggcctaatcatccGACATCAGTGCTGGACCTCACTAAGGTTCTTGTGGCTGaaaggaagcaagtccccgcagcaacatttcaacatctagtggaaagccttcccagaagagtagaggctgttatagcatcaaaggggggaccaactccatattaatgcccatgatattGGAATGAAAATGTTTGAGCATTTGTCCTTatactttggtcatgtagtgtatgtatgaAACATGACCTGAAAACCCTgaataaatatttctaaaaagAAATAGAATTATTCTATATATTTGGTTACTACTATGTAATTACTGTAAAGTGGAACTGTTTCTTTTGTATTAGGTTTACTgatatctctttccctctctctcctccgtctgtTTCAGGTCATGACCATAACGTGTCGTCTGTAGCCATCATGCCCAACGGAGACCACATAGTCTCCGCCTCCAGAGACAAGACCATCAAAATGTGGGAGGTGGCCACTGggtgagacacacaaacacacttatcggctgatgtaaaaaaggctttataaatacatttgattttactTCTCACTTATCAGGTGCTGAAATACTTAATCTCATGTTTTATTAATCCAGTGGCAGAATGTTGCAAAATGTCTCGTATATGAGTGTTGCTGCAGTAGTGTATGTATGTAACTCTGAGTGTTTTCTTTCTCTAGGTATTGTGTAAAGACATTTACAGGCCACAGGGAGTGGGTGAGGATGGTCCGGCCCAACCAGGATGGTTCTCTTATCGCCAGCTGTTCCAACGACCAGACGGTGCGTGTGTGGGTGGCCACCTCCAAGGAGTGTAAGGCTGAGCTGCGAGAGCACGAACACGTGGTGGAGTGTATCGCATGGGCCCCCGATACCGCTCACCCTACCATCCTGGAGGCTACCAGCTCGGAGGTGAGGAGAACCTCTATGTACACACACTAACCCTAATCCTGACTCAGTAacccagcgtttcccaaactctgtcctggggaccccgagggttgcacattttgtttTTCACCTAGCACTGCACAGTTGATTCAAACGAATCAACTAATCATCATGCTTTCATTATTTGAATCAGCGGTATAGTACTAGAGCAGAAAACAAAGCATGCACCCCTTGtggtccccaggaccgagtttgggaaacactgcagtttgtgacccgtttcaggaaacttgACGTATGTCGCAAGTATCGACTTCACAAGAGACCCATTTGAATGTTATTCATTTTGAATCTAAATGCTTTTTTGGGCAGAAATACCATCTTGAACATgtaaactttcatgtgccttaataacaaacttgtatgccatctgtaaatacgaatacaagtGTTACATACAAGCCTTGTTGATTAAGCACACAGAAAAatccagcaaccttcccactagccattaTTGACTAAGATAatgaatgggctggacatgcagagagaggagtttgaattggtctgccatatagaaggcttcggtctatttgagctggtcagtctgtgttggtaatcctgtagAACGCagcttttttaaaatgtattgtgtagcggagctgcataagtgttgctctccacttcctggaggatcaagttttgaaatcagtagaattagagtatgatagttaaagagatggaggaaacacctgtctctggattacatcatcaaactaagggcaaccgtggCATGGTCTTCATGACAGGGAGACACGTTCATGCACGATGAggtatacaggtaagatagtccAGCTAGCTACGTTTTCAGATATTAATTTtataattttgacagaaagtggtttaatttcaagctaaagtgtactattagctagttggctaacgttagctggctggctccatAGCTAACATTATGTGTATGACTATTCGTATCCCAGAACCGTTTGCTTTGCTAGTTAaaggctaatgttagctagctaacattgaacctggttggttagctccctggagattcatgcagggtagtaaatGGCATGATTTGGCactatgttcattgttgtttaactagctaacgtttgctggctggctcgttagctaacgttatgtgatgtgtgtgtgtgatcttacacgttgtttacctagctaggttcattgtttacctagctagctagctacatgtcttaagctaaagGATACAACAcgcgttgaatatggccggtgtcagtaaacgtcggcaaaaaaaagtgtaatgaaattgttgccagcggagctggttaggctgttttcatgttatccagaggtaaacaaatcattgACCAGAGCCtcaagtgtgcgctctgaacgcaaggagatgggtggggctaaagtttaagagggtgtgaacgatgctgaatgggtttAGATAAATAAGAGCTCTCAAGTAGGTACCAAAATATTCAAggtccattttctcaaaagtgagtttacaagtttatcaactttcaaagcagaattactttcccattgttccacaAAAATTCAGTGTATGATGTACCATTTTGTCTCTactatccaatgtaaaaaacacaatttaaaatgttgctacataagaccaaatccagATGGTGAGTCACATTTGGTTAGGGTTGCAAAGATTTGGTAACTCtaccaaaattcccaggtttaccagaaatcctggttggaagattcccAGAATCAggcaggaataagcaggaaatctgtaAGCCTCCAACCAGGATGTCCGTGAAACCTGGAATTTAAAGAATCTCTGGTGGTGTCTTTGAAAACCAGTGAACATAGTACCAGAGCTCAACCAATAAGATAGCAGATTTTTTTTAAGGCATATTTTGGCATTTTATGCTTTATTGGATAGAGAAGAGACAGTAGAACGATAATTTTTGGTGCAATAGCAGTGGGCTGGATTGATACCCATGCTACAGCGGTAAATGTGATCCAGAGGCAGTGGTTTAAGACCACTAGGCCACAAGATTGCAGGATTTTAACCAGGAGAAATGAAAAGGGCAACTAGTGTCAAACCATTCTGTAACCCTCTGTAATTTTCTATATATTAATTTCAAAACCTTGGGTACTTTTGTAGGTTAACAATGTAACGGTGCATACACACTTGCTTTTAAATGATGAGCAtattctctctcccctgtctctctccccctccctctttctctctctgtagagTAAGAAGAATGGGAAGTCTGGTCCGTTCCTTCTCTCTGGCTCTAGAGATAAGACCATCAAGATGTGGGACATCAGCACTGGCATGTGCCTTATGActctggtgagtgtgtgtgtgtgtgtgtgttacctcctcCTCAGGTAACCCGATTGGTTTCCAGTGTTGTTTTTTTTTCACAGGTTGGTCTAGTACAGTGTTTCCCAACGCCGGTCCTCAAGTACCCCCAACCGCACACATTTTCATTGAAGCCCCAGACAAACCCACCTCATTCAAGTCAAGGGTTTGATGATTAAGTTGAATCGGGTGTCTGGGGATACAATAAAAcatgtactgttgggggtactcgacgactggagttgggaaacactggtctagTGTGTGTAACGTGTTCTCTCCTCCGTCTAGGTGGGTCATGATAACTGGGTGCGTGGTGTGTTGGTGCACCCTGGAGGCAGGTTCATAGTGAGCTGTGCTGATGATAAGACTCTGAGGATCTGGGACTACAAGAACAAGCGCTGCATGAAGACCCTGTGTGCCCACGAACACTTTGTTACCTCTCTGGGTAAGAGTGTGTTTGTATCCACGTGTTTGTGGGCATTCCCTCACATTGTTGTACGTCTCGTCAAAACCACCTGTTTATGTGTGTAATCTCCAACACCCTTCTGCCAGTTCCACAGTTCTGCCTCCACCCAGTCCATCTTCCATTGTCTCTTACATCTGTATCTCTGTCTTCCAGATATGCACCGGACTGCTCCAtacgtggtaacaggcagcgttGATCAGACAGTCAAAGTGTGGGAGTGTCGCTGAGTCTGCCTGCAACCTCcctatcctcatcctcctctctaccccacaaCCACCTCTTTTCCCACAAACTCACCGCAGCCTCCTCCTTTATCCCCCCCCAAACAGCAGCCCTAtaaccccccctccccctatcctaccctgtctcttTGACACTCACCTAAGCCCCACCTCTCGCACTCCAAACCATGGTTACCCAGGCTCTCCGCCCTGCCCTGTTCAAATAAATATTGTCCTTTTATGTAAATTATTCTGGATATAGAGTACGCTTAATAAatgttacacactaacacacacattctcgctcacacacacacactaaaagagAAAAGTATTCCTTGCATGGTGAATTCACCCAAAACTTGTATACTGTAAATTTGCATACCGTTGTCATGACGTCCTGATGGGGGTAAATGGTTTGTGTTCTGTCCCAGTGGATGCTGGGTATTTGTGACAGAGTGCACGCAACCCAATCACGTATGTCCTTTAAGGGTTTTATTTAGTATCTTGCCTCCGCTGTTATAGTCTGACGCTAcctgggagaggagggaaggagaggagtgtgaaagaaggaagagaagatgaagtggggaggagaaggagtagAATAAAATATGTGGGGGGGATAGAAATGAACATTTAGTCCTTTAGTTGAAGTGACAAAGTGTGTGCGCGTTTGTTCATCTGCGTGCGTGCAATGCGTACTGTACGTGTGTACATAGGATAACTTCttatcattatctctctctctctgtggtcgtCTGTTTATACAGATGTAGAGAATTGTGTGGAGGCAAGGCTTCTTTCCCTCTGTTtttactccctctctttctgactGACCGACTGGCTTCTAGTAGCTACTCATAGGAGTATGCTCACTAAGTTCTGTGCGCTCGCTCGCTATTTCTCTCGTTCATATACACATACACTCATACTCACACAgatgcacatacacacgcacagtaAAATTGTGTATCAATATATCTGGATGTCATTGTTTGCAccataattaaaaaataaaaatctgtaAATATAACGTTGGCcctgtttttttacatttaaaaaaaaaactatgttCTACAAGTTTTGCACAGCTTCAGGACGCCAAACTACAGTACCggtcaagtttggacacctactcatttatgctttttttctttatttgtactattttctacattgtagaataatattgaagacatcaaaactatgaaataacacatatggaatcatgtagtaaccaaaaacgtgttaaacaaatctaaatatattttagtttcttcaaagtagccaccctttgccttgatgacagctttgcacactcttgacattctctcaaccagcttcacctgaaatgcttttccaacagtcttgaaggagttcccacatatgctgagcacttattggctgcttttccttcgtCCCActcagcgcaaaccagatgggatggcgtatcgctgcagaatgctttggtagTGTAATGGGAATTTCAATGTTTGTGCTTTTCGTAAAACTCATTTCTGTGTTCTAATAACCAATGgatgtgttcatgcaagtgactgatttAACGAATCCTCACTTATCAGTATCTGGAATTTGGCAGTACACCCAGACCTTATTTTGAGAACGAGAACAAAAAATATCTCAGTGTCAAGGTCTCGGCTTGGAGAGAAGAAGTTGTgcggtattggtctgtcacatgttatgaaacaaaACGGTAATGATTAAGGaattatgctaaatcatgcatatatataacttgtctgtgtatagccGTATATAAGACAACTGCTGGGTTTGCCCAAAGTGAGCTCCTGATTGACATGTGCCATGCtgcattgatttgatttgaacctctCCAGCGCACTGACCAATAAAGGATGAttaatttaagattgactttgagtgtTCCTGTGAATTCCCATGACCGTAGCCATACTggttatgtgtgccttgaattctaaataaatcactgacaagaGTCAatagcaaagcaccatcacaccaccactttgtagcaatttgaccatgaaggcctgattcatgcagtctcctctgaacagttgatgttgagatgtgtctgttacttaaactctgtgacGCCTTTACTGTATTTAGGCTCcagtctgaggtgcagtta from the Oncorhynchus keta strain PuntledgeMale-10-30-2019 chromosome 33, Oket_V2, whole genome shotgun sequence genome contains:
- the LOC118366054 gene encoding lissencephaly-1 homolog B, with the protein product MVLSQRQRDELNRAIADYLRSNGYEEAYSTFKKEAELDMNEELDKKYAGLLEKKWTSVIRLQKKVMELESKLNEAKEEITLGGPVAQKRDPKEWIPRPPERYALSGHRSPVTRVIFHPVFSVMVTSSEDATIKVWDYEAGDFERTLKGHTDSVQDISFDQTGKLLASCSADMTIKLWDFQGFECIRTMHGHDHNVSSVAIMPNGDHIVSASRDKTIKMWEVATGYCVKTFTGHREWVRMVRPNQDGSLIASCSNDQTVRVWVATSKECKAELREHEHVVECIAWAPDTAHPTILEATSSESKKNGKSGPFLLSGSRDKTIKMWDISTGMCLMTLVGHDNWVRGVLVHPGGRFIVSCADDKTLRIWDYKNKRCMKTLCAHEHFVTSLDMHRTAPYVVTGSVDQTVKVWECR